In Pyrus communis chromosome 1, drPyrComm1.1, whole genome shotgun sequence, the following are encoded in one genomic region:
- the LOC137747253 gene encoding aspartic proteinase-like protein 1: protein MENRTLILLLSFCLFADASLSLTLSSKLVHRFSEEAMAVWESRSGGNASLKPWPKGNSFNYFQLLLKSDLKRHRLKLGSKRDLLIPSQGSQTLFFGNELDWLHYAWIDIGTPNVSFMVALDGGSDLLWVPCDCIQCAPLSASNYDSLDRDLNQYRPSLSSTSKQLSCSHQLCKSSTNCKGPAEPCPYIVQYKSENTASSGFLIEDVLHLTSASKNTAPSSVQAPVIFGCGRKQTGGYLEGAAPDGVMGLGPGEISVPSVLAKAGMIQNSFSLCFDANGSGRILFGDQGHLAQQSTPFLPMEEKYVAYSVGVEQCCVASSCLKQTGFQALVDSGSSFTYVPTEVYEKIVFEFDKQVNATRIDLQQSPWKYCYNVSSLELLNIPTMKLMFPLNQSFLVNKPIFSETVDQKYTIFCLTLMRTDDEYGIIGQNFMVGYRLVFDRENLKFGWSNANCENNIHGKKVNPALSTNGSTSQLPVPTSEQQNISNPHTIAPAIARKAPSKPSAAASRQIPLLLCLTSSLLLLMCLLNH from the exons ATGGAGAATCGAACTCTTATTTTACTACTATCCTTCTGCCTCTTCGCAGACGCTTCACTTTCCCTCACATTGTCGTCGAAGCTCGTCCACCGCTTCTCGGAGGAGGCCATGGCGGTTTGGGAGTCCAGAAGCGGCGGAAACGCGTCCCTGAAGCCATGGCCTAAGGGGAACAGCTTCAACTACTTTCAGCTTCTTCTGAAAAGCGATCTAAAGCGGCACAGACTGAAGCTGGGGTCGAAACGCGATCTTCTGATTCCTTCTCAAGGAAGCCAGACATTGTTCTTCGGAAACGAGCTTGATTG gTTGCATTATGCTTGGATTGACATAGGGACACCGAATGTTTCGTTTATGGTTGCATTGGATGGTGGGAGCGATTTGCTTTGGGTCCCATGTGATTGCATACAATGTGCCCCTCTGTCTGCCTCCAATTATGATTCTTTG GATAGGGATCTGAATCAGTATAGACCATCTTTATCAAGTACCAGCAAGCAACTGAGTTGCAGCCATCAGTTATGCAAATCGAGCACAAATTGCAAAGGTCCAGCAGAACCTTGCCCTTACATTGTTCAGTACAAGTCAGAAAATACTGCAAGCTCTGGATTTCTGATTGAGGATGTTTTACATTTGACATCTGCCAGCAAAAATACAGCACCTAGTTCTGTGCAGGCGCCAGTCATCTTTGG CTGTGGTAGGAAACAAACTGGTGGCTATTTGGAAGGAGCTGCTCCTGATGGTGTCATGGGTTTGGGACCTGGGGAGATTTCGGTTCCGAGCGTACTTGCAAAAGCAGGAATGATCCAGaattcattttcactttgttttgatGCCAATGGTTCGGGGAGAATTCTCTTTGGTGACCAAGGACATCTTGCCCAACAATCTACTCCTTTCTTGCCTATGGAAGAAAAGTA TGTTGCGTATTCTGTTGGAGTAGAGCAATGTTGTGTTGCGAGTTCCTGTCTGAAGCAAACTGGATTCCAAGCTCTGGTTGACAGCGGCTCATCTTTTACTTATGTTCCAACTGAAGTTTATGAAAAAATTGTGTTTGAG TTTGACAAGCAAGTGAATGCTACTAGAATTGACCTCCAACAGTCCCCTTGGAAGTACTGCTATAATGTCAG TTCATTGGAGTTGCTTAACATTCCTACTATGAAACTCATGTTCCCTCTGAACCAAAGCTTTCTAGTCAATAAGCCAATATTTTCTGAGACTGTGGATCAG AAATATACGATATTCTGTTTAACTTTAATGCGGACAGATGATGAGTATGGCATCATTGGAC AGAACTTCATGGTGGGTTATCGCCTGGTTTTTGACAGGGAAAATCTGAAGTTTGGTTGGTCCAATGCCAATT GTGAAAATAATATTCACGGTAAGAAAGTTAATCCCGCTCTATCGACTAATGGGTCAACAAGCCAGCTCCCAGTCCCAACCAGTGAGCAACAGAACATCTCCAACCCTCACACCATTGCACCGGCCATTGCCAGGAAGGCACCCTCCAAACCCTCTGCAGCAGCATCCAGGCAAATCCCTCTTCTGCTCTGCTTGACAAGTTCTTTACTATTGCTAATGTGTCTTTTAAATCATTAA
- the LOC137716577 gene encoding heavy metal-associated isoprenylated plant protein 24-like → MGIQGTLEYLSDVLSSAKKGKKKKQMQTVAIKIRMDCEGCARKVKSVLSGVKGAKSVDIDLKQQKATVIGYNVEAKKVLKAAQSTKKKCELWPYVPYNLVAHPYISQAYDKKAPPNMVRKVADTSNITETAMDDRYTVMFSDDNPNACSIM, encoded by the exons ATGGGAATTCAAGGAACTTTGGAGTACTTATCAGATGTACTAAGCAGTGCCAAAAAaggcaagaagaagaagcaaatgCAAACGGTAGCCATAAAAATCAGGATGGACTGTGAAGGTTGTGCCCGCAAGGTCAAGAGTGTCCTCTCCGGCGTAAAAG GTGCTAAATCTGTGGACATCGACTTGAAGCAGCAGAAGGCAACTGTGATTGGATATAACGTTGAGGCAAAGAAAGTGTTGAAGGCTGCTCAGTCAACAAAGAAGAAGTGTGAGTTGTGGCCTTATGTTCCGTACAATCTGGTTGCTCATCCTTATATTTCTCAGGCATATGACAAGAAGGCACCTCCTAATATGGTCAGGAAAGTTGCCGACACTTCAAACATCACTGAGACTGCCATGGACGACCGCTACACAGTCATGTTCAGCGATGACAATCCTAATGCCTGCTCTATCATGTAG